One Methanohalophilus mahii DSM 5219 genomic window carries:
- a CDS encoding glycosyltransferase family 2 protein, with the protein MGYNPLVSIITVCYNSEKNIRDTIESVLNQSYDNIEYVIVDGGSTDNTINIIKEYEPSFKEKMRWVSEPDEGIYDAMNKGIDLANGEIIGIINSDDWYEICAVEKVVDKFKESDADVVYGDLYKVIPETSERYIRTGDLSHKKISKIRLNHPTLFVKKGIYDKLGVFNTNYPVSADLDLIIRFLYHDVSFVRVPAALANFRLGGISSEKSIIFQLHRLSRKYKILRNNKVPYHETIYLISTTLMSSLRDYFILKVFGRNFFNRLRNIRYNIFNPP; encoded by the coding sequence ATGGGATATAATCCGTTGGTGTCGATTATTACTGTTTGCTATAACAGTGAAAAGAATATTAGAGACACTATAGAATCTGTTTTGAATCAGTCATATGATAATATTGAATATGTCATTGTAGATGGTGGATCGACTGATAATACCATTAATATCATAAAAGAATATGAACCCAGTTTCAAAGAAAAAATGCGATGGGTTTCGGAGCCTGATGAGGGGATTTATGATGCAATGAATAAAGGTATAGATTTAGCTAACGGGGAAATAATAGGAATCATCAATAGTGATGACTGGTATGAGATTTGTGCTGTGGAAAAAGTAGTTGATAAATTTAAAGAAAGTGATGCTGATGTTGTGTATGGTGATTTGTACAAAGTAATTCCTGAAACATCTGAAAGATATATTCGTACTGGGGATTTATCTCATAAAAAGATAAGTAAAATTCGTTTAAATCACCCGACTTTATTTGTCAAAAAGGGAATATATGATAAACTTGGGGTCTTTAATACAAATTATCCAGTTTCTGCAGATTTGGATCTTATAATTAGATTTTTATATCATGATGTATCGTTTGTTCGAGTGCCTGCTGCATTAGCTAATTTCAGGCTAGGTGGAATAAGTTCGGAAAAAAGTATCATTTTTCAATTACATAGGCTGTCACGAAAATACAAAATACTTCGAAATAATAAAGTTCCCTATCATGAAACAATTTATCTTATTTCCACCACTTTAATGTCCTCCTTGAGAGATTATTTTATATTGAAAGTGTTTGGGCGTAATTTTTTCAATAGATTAAGAAATATTAGGTACAATATATTTAACCCGCCCTAA
- a CDS encoding glycosyltransferase family 39 protein, which produces MNTTNLKLYCREIGRNFVANLDNIFSIITIFTGLIIIYLSLFAGIGQYGLGLAFLVSPFGYYVLKKRLDIPIEKSENNDENKYSTFFLANNIIYFTLFCLSIIILWNTVYYRPAIYFYIITIAYFTLFVEILYRPNDRMFTSFIMIKTLLLSLSYRFGRYYIFPTIPGNDTHAHISTTKYIIADGNINGLLTEFYAPRYFYTPLWHIYESISRIIMDIGFKEVLFFTIVFLFLIITSLFIYLIAKKIFNEEIALIAFILANIVDMLFVRGVTNINTGSFVHIFIVITLYCLIQYKNKPIYSFFSLLFMVCSILTHQLSTAAFLIIIFSLYMGKILYTYLYTNINLQNHISIKLNTVVFFFIVILFYWSTMGYVQKTTFFAGMVSRLETTISDMINEYLSSGQAVSTNYGEMFSQFSFLSNLLYNFGYSMLIGLAILGILILLNRRFISEIYLSYICVALILFLLIYPGTFIGLNYLFIPHRFISHLEIFLVMFASLSIYYIYTLSNTNKEIFYNANKILAALIVVVLIFFMITTPYVNRADPLYEADRVQRTEYTHSELKSIEWNNYHQADKELMVDPLVEKRPISTVERINTSGIQLIKYPKNVYIQDISSNILIRQYARNNPYLISRGTFGTTKIYEMEFLLNIVPEECNNIYSNNLASVYRSKYI; this is translated from the coding sequence ATGAATACAACCAACCTCAAACTATATTGTAGAGAAATCGGCAGAAATTTTGTTGCAAATCTGGATAATATATTCTCTATAATAACAATATTTACTGGTTTGATAATTATATATCTATCATTGTTTGCAGGTATTGGCCAGTATGGCTTGGGGCTCGCTTTTTTAGTAAGCCCTTTTGGATATTACGTGCTTAAAAAAAGACTCGACATCCCTATTGAGAAGTCTGAAAACAATGATGAAAACAAGTATAGTACTTTTTTTCTAGCTAATAACATAATATATTTTACCTTATTTTGTCTTTCAATTATTATATTATGGAATACAGTATACTATAGACCAGCGATTTATTTTTATATTATCACCATTGCATATTTTACTTTATTTGTAGAAATATTGTATAGACCAAACGATAGGATGTTTACATCATTTATTATGATAAAAACGCTTTTGCTTTCATTATCGTATCGTTTTGGAAGATATTATATATTCCCAACAATACCCGGCAATGATACACACGCTCATATCTCAACTACAAAATACATTATTGCCGATGGAAACATTAATGGACTTCTCACTGAATTTTACGCTCCAAGGTATTTTTATACTCCATTATGGCACATATACGAATCTATAAGTAGAATTATTATGGATATAGGTTTTAAAGAGGTGCTTTTCTTCACAATTGTTTTCCTTTTTTTGATAATTACCAGTTTATTTATATATCTAATAGCCAAAAAAATTTTCAACGAAGAAATTGCGCTTATAGCTTTTATACTAGCTAATATTGTAGACATGCTATTTGTAAGGGGAGTAACTAATATAAATACAGGATCATTTGTGCATATTTTCATAGTAATAACTTTGTACTGTTTGATTCAATACAAAAACAAACCAATATATTCTTTTTTTTCACTATTATTCATGGTTTGTTCAATTTTGACACATCAATTGTCCACAGCTGCATTTTTAATAATTATTTTTTCATTATATATGGGAAAAATTCTTTATACATATTTATATACAAATATAAATTTACAAAACCATATATCTATAAAATTAAATACAGTGGTTTTTTTCTTTATAGTTATACTTTTTTATTGGTCAACAATGGGATACGTGCAAAAAACTACTTTTTTTGCAGGAATGGTTAGTCGCTTGGAAACTACCATTTCAGATATGATTAATGAATATCTATCTTCAGGGCAAGCCGTAAGTACAAACTATGGAGAAATGTTTTCACAATTTAGTTTTTTATCAAACTTACTATATAATTTTGGATATAGTATGCTTATAGGATTAGCGATTTTAGGTATACTCATTCTTCTTAATCGTCGTTTTATATCGGAGATTTACTTATCATATATTTGTGTTGCATTAATATTATTTCTTTTAATATACCCCGGTACTTTCATTGGACTTAATTATCTATTCATACCTCACCGTTTTATATCACACTTAGAAATTTTTTTAGTAATGTTTGCATCTTTATCAATTTACTACATATACACTTTAAGCAATACAAATAAAGAAATATTTTATAATGCTAATAAGATACTCGCTGCACTTATTGTAGTAGTATTAATTTTCTTTATGATTACTACACCATATGTAAATAGAGCAGATCCTCTTTATGAGGCAGATCGTGTCCAAAGGACAGAATATACTCACTCAGAATTGAAATCGATAGAGTGGAACAATTACCATCAGGCTGATAAAGAATTAATGGTAGACCCACTAGTAGAGAAGCGGCCAATATCTACTGTCGAAAGGATAAATACATCTGGCATTCAACTAATAAAATATCCAAAAAATGTATATATCCAAGATATATCAAGTAATATATTAATTAGACAATATGCACGAAACAATCCATATTTAATCAGCAGAGGCACCTTTGGAACTACAAAAATTTATGAGATGGAATTCTTACTAAACATTGTACCAGAAGAATGCAATAATATATATTCCAACAACCTAGCATCAGTGTATAGATCAAAATATATCTAA
- a CDS encoding glycosyltransferase family 4 protein, protein MICLEKSDILFIAHSYSNFQKESINSTSKYFNKCSVLVEYNPITKISEYINISYLKQFNLNYKIDLVDAPPNVNVWPTPILYAPLDSQYKKIGEKHLKAVENKIHKNNINFNLVHAHFTWSAGYVGAKLKERYGVPFVVTAHGYDIYLLPFKDNEWKNKIEYVLNSADHIITVSNSNADCIKKLNTNVPVTVIPNGYRSNLFYPIDTLKCRKFLRLPLDKKIILAVGNLVEVKGHKYLIESIKRIIGSRKDIQCYIIGWGKLQRKLKKQIAAAGIQDYVKLLGGKPHNEIPLWMNACDVFVLPSLRESFGVVQIEALATGKPVVATFNGGSEEIIVSEDYGLLVNPGNSYELARNIEVALNKEWDTEKILTYAQKYQWENISKQIQEIYQKI, encoded by the coding sequence GTGATCTGTTTGGAAAAAAGCGACATATTATTCATAGCTCATTCATACAGTAATTTCCAAAAAGAATCAATTAACAGTACATCTAAGTATTTCAATAAATGTTCAGTTTTGGTTGAGTATAATCCTATAACAAAAATTAGTGAATATATAAATATTTCCTATTTAAAGCAATTTAACCTTAATTACAAAATCGATTTAGTTGACGCCCCACCAAATGTAAATGTATGGCCAACACCAATTTTATACGCCCCACTAGATTCACAATATAAAAAAATAGGAGAGAAACACCTAAAAGCCGTTGAGAATAAAATTCATAAAAATAATATTAATTTCAATTTAGTACATGCCCATTTCACATGGTCAGCTGGCTACGTGGGTGCGAAACTTAAAGAAAGGTATGGTGTACCGTTTGTGGTGACAGCACATGGCTATGACATTTATTTATTACCATTCAAAGATAATGAATGGAAAAATAAAATTGAATATGTTTTGAATTCAGCAGACCATATAATAACAGTGAGCAACAGCAACGCAGATTGTATTAAAAAATTGAATACAAATGTTCCGGTTACAGTTATACCAAATGGATATAGATCCAATTTATTTTATCCAATTGACACTTTAAAGTGCAGGAAATTTCTTCGGTTGCCTCTTGATAAAAAGATAATTTTGGCTGTTGGCAATTTAGTAGAAGTAAAAGGACATAAATACCTAATTGAAAGCATTAAAAGAATTATTGGAAGTAGAAAAGACATACAATGCTATATCATCGGATGGGGAAAATTACAAAGAAAGTTGAAAAAACAAATCGCTGCAGCAGGTATACAGGATTATGTAAAACTACTCGGCGGCAAACCGCACAATGAAATACCTCTTTGGATGAATGCATGTGACGTATTTGTTCTACCTAGTTTGAGAGAAAGTTTTGGAGTTGTTCAAATCGAAGCTCTTGCTACCGGTAAACCCGTTGTTGCGACATTCAATGGTGGGAGCGAAGAAATAATAGTTTCTGAAGATTATGGTCTATTAGTGAATCCCGGTAATTCATACGAACTAGCCAGGAATATAGAAGTTGCCTTGAATAAAGAATGGGATACAGAGAAAATATTGACTTATGCACAAAAATATCAATGGGAGAATATATCTAAACAGATACAAGAAATCTATCAAAAGATATAA
- a CDS encoding glycosyltransferase family 2 protein, producing the protein MQIKNNRTICERLPLISIVTVCLNSETYLKRTIESILNQSYTNIEYIIIDGGSTDGTIATIKKYEDSITKWVSEPDDGIYDAMNKGIAMSKGEIIYFLNSGDYLYDKSVLYRVATHFLNPRVMGVYGNVEIKDDRGNKRIRGSEVNYNNLLYKRICHQALFVRKKLFNELGEFSTYLKLSSDHEFIVKCIKQYKENFVYFNETIAFYMSGGATHIEMKKAKIEDLKILSSNYDPLRFFIGTAICLAVIVKYNLPRIYKP; encoded by the coding sequence ATGCAAATAAAAAATAACAGAACTATATGTGAGAGACTTCCTTTAATTTCAATCGTGACAGTCTGCCTAAATAGTGAGACATATCTGAAAAGAACAATTGAAAGTATTTTAAACCAATCTTATACGAATATAGAGTATATAATTATTGATGGCGGCTCTACTGACGGCACGATTGCAACCATCAAAAAATATGAAGACAGCATTACTAAATGGGTAAGTGAACCCGATGATGGTATATATGATGCTATGAACAAAGGTATAGCAATGTCCAAGGGTGAAATTATTTATTTTTTGAACTCTGGAGATTATCTTTATGATAAAAGTGTGCTTTATAGAGTGGCTACGCATTTTTTGAATCCAAGAGTAATGGGAGTTTATGGTAACGTGGAAATTAAAGATGACAGAGGAAACAAAAGAATACGAGGAAGTGAAGTAAACTATAATAATCTACTATACAAAAGAATCTGTCATCAAGCGCTCTTTGTTAGAAAAAAATTGTTTAATGAGTTGGGGGAATTCTCTACCTATTTAAAACTGTCTTCTGACCATGAATTTATCGTTAAATGCATAAAACAATACAAAGAAAACTTTGTTTATTTTAATGAAACAATTGCTTTTTATATGAGCGGGGGGGCAACTCATATAGAGATGAAAAAAGCAAAAATAGAAGACCTTAAAATATTATCTTCAAACTATGATCCTCTCAGATTTTTTATTGGAACAGCCATATGCCTTGCAGTTATTGTGAAATACAATCTTCCAAGAATATACAAACCTTAA
- the fcl gene encoding GDP-L-fucose synthase, with protein MEKTEKIYIAGHRGMVGSAIKRNLESKGYTNLICLTHSELDLTDQQAVNEFFESEKPEYVFLAAAKVGGILANSTYPAEFIYDNLMIEANIIHAAHIYGVKKLLFLGSSCIYPKFAPQPMKEEYLLTGELESTNEAYAVAKIAGIRLCKHYNQQYGTNFISVMPTNLYGPNDNFDLETSHVMPALIRKFHEAKINNESKVTIWGSGSPKREFLHVDDMADACIYLMENYDYADIGEFVNIGVGKDLSIKELAELIKDVVGYEGDIVYDSSKPDGTPRKLLDVSKLNGLGWTSSIGLKEGIKATYRWYVGN; from the coding sequence ATGGAGAAGACAGAAAAAATATACATAGCAGGCCACCGTGGCATGGTTGGTTCGGCAATAAAGCGAAACTTAGAATCAAAAGGCTACACAAACCTTATATGTCTCACCCACAGTGAACTTGATCTAACCGACCAGCAGGCAGTCAATGAATTCTTCGAATCAGAAAAACCTGAATACGTATTCTTGGCAGCCGCTAAAGTAGGTGGGATTCTGGCCAATAGTACGTATCCAGCTGAGTTCATATACGATAATTTGATGATTGAGGCAAATATTATCCATGCCGCACACATATATGGTGTAAAGAAACTTCTGTTCCTTGGCTCATCATGCATCTATCCCAAATTTGCCCCGCAACCCATGAAAGAGGAATACCTCCTGACAGGGGAACTTGAATCCACCAATGAGGCATATGCGGTTGCAAAAATTGCAGGGATACGCTTATGCAAACACTACAACCAGCAGTATGGGACAAACTTTATCTCGGTAATGCCTACAAACCTTTACGGGCCCAATGACAATTTTGATCTTGAAACGTCTCATGTTATGCCTGCCCTTATTCGCAAGTTCCATGAGGCAAAAATAAATAATGAGTCAAAAGTTACCATCTGGGGAAGCGGATCTCCCAAACGTGAATTCCTTCATGTGGATGATATGGCGGATGCCTGTATTTATCTGATGGAAAACTATGACTATGCGGATATTGGGGAATTTGTTAATATCGGTGTAGGAAAAGATCTTTCTATCAAGGAGCTAGCTGAACTGATTAAGGACGTAGTGGGTTATGAAGGTGATATCGTTTATGATTCCTCCAAACCCGATGGTACTCCTCGTAAATTGCTGGATGTGTCTAAATTAAATGGTTTGGGCTGGACATCCAGTATTGGGTTAAAAGAAGGTATTAAAGCAACCTACAGATGGTATGTAGGAAATTGA
- a CDS encoding glycosyltransferase family 2 protein: MKLVVMIPAYNEEDSIASVIKEIPRDCCDEVEVLVVSDGSTDNTAEEAKKAGADRIVISKKNRGLAPTFKIGLQTALEMGADIIVNTDGDGQYNGNEIPKLIQPVLDNKADLVLGSRTKGEIEYMPLHKKIGNRMATFITRHVSGLPVSDGQSGFRAFSRDCALRLNVMADYTYVQETLIQASYYDMAYTEVPIEFRKREGSSRLISNIFNYARRAGTTIARGYRDFHPLKTFSAIAGIFLLAGFVTGGRVLVNYFNTGAVGPYLPSAILTVLLFVIAILVFIVALVADMLKTHRKIQDEMLYRLKKIELEE, translated from the coding sequence ATGAAATTAGTAGTAATGATTCCTGCATACAATGAAGAAGACTCAATCGCTTCAGTAATTAAAGAGATACCCAGAGATTGTTGTGACGAAGTTGAAGTCTTGGTAGTTAGTGATGGGTCCACAGACAATACTGCCGAGGAAGCAAAAAAAGCAGGAGCAGATCGAATAGTCATTTCTAAGAAAAACAGAGGTTTAGCCCCTACTTTCAAAATTGGTTTGCAAACAGCCCTTGAAATGGGCGCGGATATTATTGTCAATACAGACGGTGATGGCCAATACAACGGCAATGAAATTCCAAAGCTCATCCAGCCAGTTCTGGACAACAAAGCAGATTTGGTTCTGGGATCCAGAACGAAGGGTGAAATTGAATATATGCCTCTTCATAAGAAAATAGGCAACAGAATGGCTACTTTCATCACAAGACATGTTTCAGGTCTTCCGGTATCTGATGGCCAATCCGGGTTCCGTGCATTCTCAAGAGATTGTGCCCTCCGCCTCAACGTGATGGCAGATTACACTTATGTGCAGGAAACCCTTATACAAGCATCGTATTACGACATGGCTTATACCGAAGTTCCAATTGAATTCAGAAAAAGAGAAGGATCTTCAAGACTCATTTCTAATATTTTCAATTACGCCAGACGTGCGGGAACCACAATTGCCAGAGGTTACAGAGACTTTCACCCATTGAAAACCTTTTCTGCAATAGCAGGGATCTTTTTATTAGCCGGATTCGTGACTGGTGGAAGGGTTTTGGTCAATTATTTCAACACAGGTGCTGTGGGACCTTATTTACCTTCTGCAATTTTGACAGTCCTTTTGTTTGTGATAGCAATTCTTGTATTTATTGTCGCATTGGTTGCTGATATGTTGAAAACCCATCGAAAAATACAGGATGAAATGCTATACAGGTTGAAGAAAATCGAACTTGAGGAATAA
- a CDS encoding transposase, with product MQGCFSSCNLHGNWIHVCVSCEGFPLTIQIALGKEHDRNHFVEVMENIKIKTDRRPRTRPSEILADSAYDEITIRKYLRRRAIKSNIPINIRNRKYPKRGRPTRLGYELYRKIASRYERLNVVFKGLIEMACFLMCWKRFQEKF from the coding sequence ATGCAAGGGTGTTTTTCATCATGCAATCTGCATGGCAATTGGATACATGTTTGTGTAAGTTGTGAAGGATTTCCTTTGACCATACAGATAGCCTTGGGGAAAGAGCATGACAGAAACCACTTTGTTGAGGTAATGGAAAATATCAAGATCAAAACTGACAGAAGACCAAGAACCAGGCCATCGGAGATACTTGCTGATTCTGCTTATGATGAGATAACCATCAGAAAATATCTCAGACGCAGAGCGATAAAAAGCAATATTCCTATCAATATCAGAAATAGGAAATATCCTAAAAGAGGAAGACCTACAAGACTTGGATATGAGTTGTATAGGAAAATAGCAAGTAGATATGAAAGGTTAAATGTGGTTTTCAAAGGACTAATCGAAATGGCGTGTTTTTTAATGTGTTGGAAAAGGTTTCAGGAGAAGTTTTGA
- a CDS encoding DUF354 domain-containing protein: MNIVVDIIHPAHVHFFKNFIHIMEERGHNVLVTSRNKDVAKNLLDAYDIEYCTLSTCKSGLLNMGYELIYRDIKLYLKSQSFSPDIFIGEGNPFITHVATLMRKTSILFTNTEHAKLINNSSFPFASVICTPSCFNKNLGKKHIRYNGYLAIAYLHPNYFTPNPTVLEELDLKEDEPFIILRFVSWEASHDVGHHGIQNKIEFVKELEKYGRVLITSEGDLGPEFEKYKITVSPEKLHDLLYYATLYIGEGATTASECAILGTHAIYVNTLRLGYLDEQEEKYNLTYTFSDPKNCEKDALDKAISLLKRDNLWEEGKKKRKLLLSDKVDVTDFMVNFIGKYKIK; this comes from the coding sequence ATGAATATTGTAGTTGATATAATTCACCCTGCCCATGTTCATTTTTTCAAGAATTTCATTCATATAATGGAAGAAAGAGGACATAATGTTCTCGTTACATCTCGCAACAAAGATGTTGCAAAAAATTTACTGGATGCATATGACATAGAATACTGCACATTGAGCACCTGCAAAAGTGGCTTGTTAAATATGGGATATGAACTTATATATAGAGATATTAAACTTTATCTAAAATCTCAATCTTTTAGTCCTGATATTTTTATAGGAGAAGGAAATCCATTTATTACTCATGTAGCCACCTTAATGAGAAAAACATCTATATTATTCACAAATACAGAACATGCAAAACTCATTAACAACTCTTCTTTTCCATTTGCTTCAGTAATCTGTACTCCTTCCTGCTTCAACAAAAATCTTGGAAAAAAACATATCCGCTATAACGGCTACCTTGCAATTGCCTATCTACATCCAAATTACTTTACTCCGAACCCAACAGTACTTGAAGAATTAGACCTTAAGGAAGATGAGCCGTTCATAATCCTAAGATTTGTTTCCTGGGAAGCCAGTCATGATGTGGGACATCATGGCATCCAGAACAAGATCGAGTTTGTAAAAGAACTTGAAAAATACGGACGTGTGCTGATAACCTCAGAAGGTGATCTGGGGCCGGAGTTTGAGAAATATAAGATCACGGTATCACCTGAAAAACTGCATGATCTGCTGTATTATGCTACACTTTATATCGGAGAAGGGGCAACCACAGCATCAGAATGTGCAATTTTAGGCACCCATGCAATATATGTAAATACTCTCAGACTCGGATATCTTGATGAACAAGAAGAAAAATATAATCTGACCTATACTTTTTCCGACCCTAAAAACTGTGAAAAAGATGCTTTAGATAAAGCTATAAGTTTGCTTAAAAGAGATAATTTGTGGGAAGAAGGTAAAAAAAAGAGAAAACTTCTTCTTTCTGATAAAGTAGATGTCACGGACTTCATGGTTAATTTCATTGGCAAATATAAAATAAAGTGA